From a region of the Vibrio orientalis CIP 102891 = ATCC 33934 genome:
- a CDS encoding DUF294 nucleotidyltransferase-like domain-containing protein, with protein MEAELLEIKNFLSQHPPFDELEDDVLNYVTEHVEISYYREDTPVIHFGDEIQDLYMVRSGVIEVYRRKGELYNRLDEGALFGQMGLLTNNKVRFPAKATKDSLLYCIPADVFQELYDNHESFADFVEVEDNARLRQTVSNSNEQNDLTTSKVRTLLTTEAPSIPKTESIQNAAIKMAEENVSSLLVIDPEVADDDEDDNNPLVGIITDRDLCTRVLAQGLDPNDEVSSVMTTEVISLDHNAYVYEAMLTMLRYNVHHLPVLKDKQPIGIIEATDIVRYESQNSLLLVSSIFQQQSIEELAALSEQVKDSFVRLVNEDANSHMVGSAMSVIGRSFKQRIIELAEEELGEPPVPYCFVALGSMGRDEQLLVTDQDNAIILDNTYVKEEHDAYFAKLSALVCDGLDKCGYTYCTGDIMATNPEWRMTRTEWEECFADWIDDPNPKALLNASIFFDLEGVYGRLKWAEQLNGFIVRRARKNNRFLACLARNAMNRTPPLGFFKDFVMEKDGQHKNSINLKRRGTAPLADLIRVHALAVGSRSKNSFERLDDIHEAGILPKGKARDLSDALEFISMVRIRHQALDVENEIEPDNNIEPENLSDFERRNLKDAFQILSNAQNFLKFRYQASNNFK; from the coding sequence ATGGAAGCAGAGCTACTGGAAATTAAAAACTTCCTTTCCCAACACCCTCCATTTGACGAACTAGAAGATGATGTCCTTAACTACGTGACTGAACACGTAGAGATCTCCTACTATCGTGAAGATACTCCGGTCATCCACTTTGGGGATGAGATTCAGGATCTCTACATGGTGAGAAGCGGCGTCATTGAAGTCTATCGTCGTAAAGGCGAACTATACAACCGCCTTGATGAAGGTGCACTGTTTGGTCAGATGGGGCTGTTAACCAACAATAAAGTCCGTTTTCCTGCTAAAGCAACCAAAGACAGCCTACTCTATTGTATTCCTGCAGACGTATTCCAGGAGCTGTACGACAATCATGAATCATTCGCCGATTTCGTCGAGGTAGAAGATAATGCACGCCTGCGTCAGACGGTTTCAAATAGTAATGAACAAAATGATTTAACGACTTCTAAAGTACGCACGCTACTGACAACCGAAGCGCCATCGATTCCAAAAACAGAGTCGATTCAAAATGCCGCAATCAAGATGGCCGAAGAGAACGTGTCGTCACTGCTCGTTATTGATCCAGAAGTGGCTGACGATGATGAAGATGACAACAATCCTCTCGTCGGTATCATCACCGACAGAGATTTATGTACTCGTGTGCTCGCCCAAGGTTTAGATCCTAATGATGAAGTGTCCAGTGTAATGACCACCGAAGTCATTTCACTTGATCACAACGCGTACGTATATGAAGCTATGCTGACTATGCTGCGTTACAACGTACACCATCTTCCAGTGCTCAAAGACAAGCAACCTATTGGTATTATTGAGGCGACCGATATCGTTCGCTATGAGTCTCAAAACTCACTGTTGCTAGTAAGTAGTATCTTCCAACAGCAATCCATCGAAGAGCTAGCGGCCTTATCGGAACAAGTTAAAGACAGTTTCGTCCGCCTTGTCAATGAAGACGCGAACTCTCACATGGTTGGCAGTGCAATGTCGGTTATCGGTAGAAGCTTCAAGCAACGCATTATCGAACTTGCAGAAGAGGAACTGGGTGAGCCCCCCGTCCCGTATTGTTTTGTTGCATTAGGTTCTATGGGGCGTGATGAACAACTACTAGTCACAGACCAAGACAATGCCATTATTCTTGATAACACTTACGTCAAAGAAGAACACGATGCCTACTTCGCGAAACTGTCAGCACTTGTTTGTGATGGATTAGACAAATGTGGCTACACCTACTGTACCGGCGACATTATGGCAACAAACCCAGAGTGGCGTATGACTCGAACAGAATGGGAAGAGTGTTTCGCCGACTGGATTGATGATCCAAACCCTAAAGCGCTGCTCAACGCTTCTATCTTCTTTGACCTTGAGGGCGTTTATGGCCGCTTGAAATGGGCTGAGCAACTCAATGGCTTCATCGTAAGACGAGCACGTAAAAACAACCGCTTCTTAGCTTGTTTAGCACGAAATGCGATGAACCGAACCCCTCCGCTCGGTTTCTTTAAAGACTTCGTGATGGAAAAAGATGGCCAGCACAAAAACTCCATCAACCTTAAACGCCGCGGTACTGCACCACTCGCCGATTTAATCCGCGTTCACGCTTTAGCTGTTGGCTCCCGCTCTAAGAACTCCTTTGAGCGATTAGATGATATTCATGAGGCAGGTATTCTGCCGAAAGGCAAAGCGCGTGATTTAAGCGATGCTCTTGAGTTTATTTCAA
- a CDS encoding formate--tetrahydrofolate ligase, protein MLSDIDICRNTPLSPITEIASKAGLLEGEYASQGKFKAKVSLASLKRLKQCDTGKLILVTAITPTPLGEGKTVTTIGLAQGIAKLNRSVTACIRQPSMGPVFGVKGGAAGGGYSQVAPMEELNLHLTGDIHAVTAAHNLAAAAIDARIYHEQRNGYDDFEARSGLTALRIDAKRVIWKRVMDHNDRALRMVTVGHNEPGKLINGYEREDGFDISAASELMAILALSTDLKDLRQRIGNIVVAYNTDGKPVTTEDLQVAGAMAVSMKEAIEPTLMQTLEGVPTLIHAGPFANIAHGNSSIIADNIATKLSEFTVTEGGFGSDMGFEKACNIKAQVSGKAPDCAVIVATLRGLKANSGLYDLKPGQAIPDSLFEPDPNALSAGFENLKWHINNVNKYGVPAVVAINRFPQDSEQELQMLKELVESLPNNVEVAISEGFAKGGAGTVELAEKVMAQCEGQNRFAPLYQFEQTTEEKLMAVAEAGYGAASITLSNKAKQQLADLKNHGYDQLAVCLAKTPLSISTDGSIKGAPSGFEVHIRELKLCAGAGFIYALCGNVMTMPGLPDRPAFMNLDLDDHGNIIGLS, encoded by the coding sequence ATGCTGTCCGATATTGATATCTGTCGAAACACACCACTGTCACCTATCACAGAGATTGCTAGCAAAGCTGGACTACTTGAAGGCGAGTACGCAAGCCAAGGCAAATTCAAAGCAAAGGTTTCTTTAGCTAGCCTCAAGCGCTTAAAGCAATGTGACACTGGCAAACTCATCTTGGTCACGGCAATTACTCCTACCCCATTAGGTGAAGGTAAAACCGTCACGACCATTGGCCTAGCTCAAGGCATCGCTAAACTTAATCGCTCCGTCACTGCATGCATCCGTCAACCGTCAATGGGACCAGTATTTGGTGTCAAAGGTGGCGCGGCAGGCGGCGGTTACTCGCAAGTCGCTCCTATGGAAGAGCTTAACTTGCATCTTACTGGTGACATTCATGCTGTGACTGCCGCTCATAACCTCGCGGCGGCGGCGATTGACGCTCGCATCTACCATGAGCAGCGCAATGGTTATGACGACTTTGAAGCTCGTAGTGGGTTAACCGCTCTACGTATCGATGCAAAACGTGTCATATGGAAACGCGTCATGGACCACAATGATCGCGCTCTACGAATGGTAACCGTCGGTCACAACGAGCCAGGTAAGTTAATCAATGGCTACGAGCGTGAAGATGGCTTTGATATCTCAGCGGCATCAGAACTTATGGCGATCTTAGCACTCTCAACAGACCTAAAAGATCTGAGGCAGCGTATTGGCAATATCGTTGTTGCTTACAATACTGACGGTAAGCCTGTGACCACTGAAGATCTTCAGGTTGCAGGAGCTATGGCGGTCAGCATGAAGGAAGCCATTGAGCCAACGTTAATGCAAACCCTTGAAGGTGTTCCTACTCTGATCCATGCTGGGCCATTTGCGAACATCGCTCATGGTAACTCGTCAATCATTGCCGATAATATCGCCACCAAGCTAAGTGAATTCACGGTGACCGAAGGTGGCTTTGGTTCAGATATGGGCTTTGAAAAAGCGTGTAACATCAAAGCGCAAGTCTCAGGCAAAGCGCCAGACTGCGCGGTCATTGTCGCGACGCTGCGTGGACTCAAAGCCAATTCAGGGTTATACGACCTAAAGCCAGGCCAAGCGATTCCCGACTCTCTATTTGAACCTGATCCGAACGCCTTATCCGCAGGATTCGAAAATTTGAAATGGCACATCAACAATGTCAATAAATATGGCGTGCCTGCGGTTGTCGCAATTAACCGCTTTCCACAAGACAGCGAGCAAGAACTTCAAATGCTAAAAGAGTTGGTTGAGTCACTGCCAAACAACGTTGAAGTAGCGATCAGTGAAGGCTTTGCAAAAGGCGGAGCTGGCACCGTTGAATTAGCCGAAAAAGTCATGGCTCAGTGTGAAGGTCAAAATCGTTTTGCTCCTCTTTATCAGTTTGAGCAAACGACAGAAGAAAAACTGATGGCAGTAGCGGAAGCAGGATACGGTGCCGCAAGCATTACCCTTAGTAACAAAGCTAAACAACAGCTCGCGGACCTTAAGAACCATGGCTACGATCAGTTAGCAGTATGCTTGGCAAAAACGCCCCTTTCTATCTCTACCGACGGCAGCATTAAAGGCGCTCCGAGTGGCTTTGAGGTTCATATTCGCGAACTTAAGCTTTGTGCTGGCGCAGGGTTCATCTACGCGCTATGCGGCAATGTTATGACAATGCCGGGTTTACCTGACAGACCCGCATTCATGAACCTAGATCTTGATGACCATGGAAACATCATTGGTCTGAGTTAA